The Alosa sapidissima isolate fAloSap1 chromosome 8, fAloSap1.pri, whole genome shotgun sequence genome contains a region encoding:
- the gas1a gene encoding growth arrest-specific protein 1a, giving the protein MATLAGLAQSACRHLWPFGCIVIFFSYLCIASPTHGRRLICWQAILNCQNEAECLYAYDQYLHACEPILTGQRRKCPSHCISSLVQLNLTRNGPALEDCSCGNDERCRKTKRSIEPCLPRTSNMGCTEARRQCERDTQCRSAMGEYLTHCGKLFSGATCTNSCRNVIAHMRKIPKAQSLDTCVCDGTERTICEFIKVNMRNLCFESPPTDDEGGSGNDDEDDEQDIDYYVTSSDVEDTGCSLSPRSVLTLVASILVLLPFL; this is encoded by the coding sequence ATGGCAACTTTGGCCGGTTTGGCACAGAGCGCCTGTAGACATCTATGGCCCTTCGGCTGCATAGTTATCTTTTTTAGCTATTTATGTATAGCTTCACCTACCCATGGACGCCGATTAATATGCTGGCAGGCTATTTTGAACTGTCAAAATGAAGCAGagtgtttgtatgcatatgaCCAGTATTTACACGCCTGTGAACCCATACTGACCGGCCAGAGGAGGAAGTGTCCAAGTCACTGCATCTCTTCCCTAGTGCAACTCAATCTTACCAGAAACGGGCCAGCTCTTGAGGACTGTAGCTGTGGCAATGATGAAAGATGCAGGAAGACCAAACGTTCTATCGAGCCTTGCCTGCCTAGAACTAGCAACATGGGGTGCACAGAAGCACGGCGCCAGTGCGAAAGAGACACCCAATGCCGAAGCGCCATGGGTGAATATTTAACCCACTGTGGCAAACTTTTCAGTGGAGCAACCTGTACGAACTCTTGTCGAAATGTGATTGCTCACATGCGCAAGATACCCAAGGCTCAAAGCTTGGATACCTGCGTTTGCGACGGGACCGAAAGGACTATATGTGAGTTCATCAAAGTTAATATGAGAAACCTCTGCTTCGAATCACCACCTACAGATGACGAGGGCGGTAGTGGAAATGATGACGAAGACGACGAACAAGACATTGACTACTATGTCACCAGCAGTGATGTAGAAGACACTGGTTGCTCACTGAGTCCTCGGAGTGTTTTGACTCTGGTGGCATCCATCTTGGTTCTTCTGCCGTTTCTCTGA